From Solwaraspora sp. WMMD1047, the proteins below share one genomic window:
- a CDS encoding helix-turn-helix transcriptional regulator yields MDDAGSTVPRRQLGRYLRDLREHGHITVTAAAKALEWSQPRIWRYETGQVPMHPNDVEAMCRLYGAGPQTIKKLRSLASQTKADGWWHSYGEGIVEEWFKLYVGLEAVASRIRHYEPNIVPGLLQTVEYMTEVIATDHPDLPEPERRAKADVRLRRQGLLARAVPPAPQLDVIVSEAVLRRPLRDLGAMARQLDYLLAATRRHNLTLRVLPLAAGLHRWVSAGGFSLLDFPDDSARGPEPSTVYMDGPCGAIYLDKPAEIATYEEIWTSLNTDALDGIDSLALITALAKEYRDEA; encoded by the coding sequence GTGGACGACGCCGGGAGCACCGTTCCGCGCAGGCAACTGGGCCGATACCTGAGGGACCTTCGCGAGCACGGCCACATCACGGTCACCGCCGCCGCGAAGGCGCTCGAATGGTCCCAGCCCCGCATCTGGCGCTACGAGACCGGCCAGGTCCCGATGCACCCCAACGACGTCGAGGCGATGTGCCGCCTCTACGGCGCCGGCCCCCAGACCATCAAGAAGCTCCGCTCGCTGGCCAGCCAGACGAAGGCCGACGGTTGGTGGCACAGCTACGGCGAGGGGATCGTCGAGGAGTGGTTCAAGCTCTACGTCGGTCTGGAGGCAGTTGCGTCCCGGATCCGCCACTACGAGCCGAACATCGTTCCCGGTCTACTGCAGACCGTGGAGTACATGACCGAGGTGATCGCCACCGACCACCCGGACCTGCCGGAGCCGGAGCGGCGAGCCAAGGCTGACGTCCGACTGCGTCGACAGGGCCTCCTCGCCCGTGCCGTCCCGCCCGCTCCACAACTCGACGTGATCGTCAGCGAGGCCGTCCTGCGCCGCCCGCTGCGCGACCTGGGCGCCATGGCCCGCCAACTCGACTACCTGCTCGCCGCCACCCGGCGGCACAACCTCACCCTGCGGGTGCTGCCACTGGCCGCCGGCCTGCACCGCTGGGTAAGCGCGGGGGGCTTCTCCCTGCTCGACTTCCCCGACGACAGCGCTCGCGGTCCCGAGCCGTCGACCGTCTACATGGATGGTCCATGCGGTGCCATCTACCTGGACAAGCCGGCCGAGATCGCCACCTACGAAGAGATATGGACTAGCCTCAATACCGATGCCCTCGATGGGATAGACTCGCTCGCGCTGATCACCGCGCTCGCGAAGGAGTACCGCGATGAAGCTTGA
- a CDS encoding NmrA family NAD(P)-binding protein — protein sequence MQVLVTGATGSVGRHLVAELIRHGARVRALVRDAGAAGLPAGVEAAVGDLNRPETLRPAVAGVDAVFLLWPSMSAAGAAEAVEVLAGPGRHVCYLSAMNVRDDRDPAANGVWGQVEDLVRRSGADWTFLRAGGFATNTLGWAADIAATGEIRWVYGEAGRSLLHERDIAAVAALALTDRRHVGATYVLTGPEVVTQIEQARLIGEAIGRPVRWVELPVEDARRQLLAEWGDPAVVDASLAYWAGLVASPEPVTRAVEEITGAPARSFRQWAVDHADDFR from the coding sequence ATGCAGGTTCTGGTAACGGGGGCGACCGGCAGTGTGGGCCGGCACCTGGTCGCCGAGTTGATCCGCCACGGCGCGCGGGTACGGGCACTGGTCCGCGACGCCGGGGCAGCCGGGCTTCCGGCCGGGGTCGAGGCGGCGGTGGGCGACCTGAACCGACCGGAAACCCTGCGGCCGGCCGTCGCGGGTGTGGACGCGGTGTTCCTGCTCTGGCCGTCGATGTCCGCCGCCGGCGCGGCCGAGGCCGTCGAGGTGCTCGCCGGTCCCGGCCGACACGTCTGCTACCTCTCCGCGATGAACGTCCGCGACGACCGGGACCCGGCGGCCAACGGGGTGTGGGGCCAGGTCGAGGATCTGGTACGGCGGTCCGGGGCGGACTGGACCTTCCTACGGGCCGGCGGGTTCGCCACCAACACCCTGGGCTGGGCGGCGGACATCGCCGCCACCGGCGAGATCCGCTGGGTGTACGGCGAGGCGGGACGGTCCCTGCTGCACGAGCGGGACATCGCGGCCGTGGCAGCGCTGGCGCTCACCGACCGGCGGCACGTCGGGGCGACGTACGTGCTGACCGGACCGGAGGTGGTCACCCAGATCGAGCAGGCCCGCCTGATCGGCGAGGCGATCGGCCGGCCGGTGCGCTGGGTCGAACTCCCGGTCGAGGACGCGCGGCGGCAGCTGCTGGCCGAGTGGGGTGATCCGGCGGTGGTGGATGCGTCGTTGGCCTACTGGGCGGGCCTGGTCGCGTCACCGGAGCCGGTGACCCGAGCCGTCGAGGAGATCACCGGAGCGCCGGCGCGCTCATTCCGGCAGTGGGCCGTCGACCACGCCGACGACTTCCGCTAG
- a CDS encoding VOC family protein, which translates to MATHIRLLSLPVRDQDRARDFYVDVLGFDLVRDNPMGPDQRWVEVCPKGGQTAITLVTWFPTMAPGSVKGLVLEAEDLDAEVTALTARGVTIPDGIQEQPWGRFVTFDDPDGNGIVLQATAASA; encoded by the coding sequence ATGGCCACACACATCCGGTTGTTGTCGTTGCCCGTGCGCGACCAGGACCGAGCCCGCGATTTCTACGTCGATGTTCTCGGCTTCGACCTCGTCCGGGACAACCCGATGGGGCCGGACCAGCGCTGGGTGGAGGTCTGCCCGAAGGGAGGGCAGACGGCGATCACCCTGGTCACCTGGTTCCCGACCATGGCGCCCGGTTCGGTGAAGGGACTGGTGTTGGAGGCTGAGGACCTCGACGCCGAGGTCACCGCGTTGACCGCCCGCGGAGTGACGATCCCCGACGGCATCCAGGAGCAGCCGTGGGGGCGGTTCGTCACCTTCGACGATCCGGACGGCAACGGCATCGTGCTGCAGGCCACCGCTGCCAGCGCCTGA
- a CDS encoding DUF397 domain-containing protein has protein sequence MKLDGVFRKSTRSGGSGNCVEVAALPLDGVFRKSSRSAGSGDCVEVAAVPGTVQVRDSKDPAGSVLTFSAAAWRAFVATR, from the coding sequence ATGAAGCTTGACGGCGTGTTCCGCAAGTCCACCCGATCCGGCGGCAGCGGCAACTGCGTCGAGGTGGCCGCGTTGCCGCTGGACGGCGTGTTCCGCAAGTCCAGTCGCTCCGCCGGCAGCGGTGACTGTGTCGAGGTGGCTGCCGTGCCGGGGACCGTTCAGGTGCGCGACAGCAAGGACCCGGCCGGGTCGGTGCTCACCTTCTCCGCCGCCGCCTGGCGCGCGTTCGTCGCCACCCGGTAA
- a CDS encoding metalloregulator ArsR/SmtB family transcription factor has product MAAPAAVDVFTAIASPVRRALLDALRSGPLAVHELAHDFAISRPAVSQHLQVLRNADLVVEERVGRERRYRLRPQPLREVTDWVSHYEQFWGARLTALRDVLDEQP; this is encoded by the coding sequence ATGGCCGCCCCGGCAGCCGTTGACGTGTTCACCGCCATCGCCAGCCCGGTCCGACGCGCCCTGCTCGACGCGCTGCGGTCTGGGCCGCTGGCGGTCCACGAGCTCGCCCACGACTTCGCGATCAGCCGGCCGGCGGTTTCGCAGCACCTGCAGGTGCTGCGGAACGCCGATCTCGTCGTCGAGGAACGGGTCGGCCGTGAACGTCGCTACCGGCTGCGGCCGCAGCCGCTGCGCGAGGTGACCGACTGGGTGAGCCACTACGAGCAGTTCTGGGGCGCCCGCCTCACCGCCCTGCGCGACGTGCTGGACGAGCAGCCGTGA
- a CDS encoding SRPBCC domain-containing protein encodes MAFPDRIERTLEIAHPPERVWAALTTAEGLGTWFGNRAEVDLRVGGQAKLTWDSGDSATLTIERVEPPRVFGYTWPLYGLPDGDPRRSYVEFTLEPTDTGTILTMVESGFAQLPDADHQKAHGGNTEGWTNELGELVAYLDGQA; translated from the coding sequence ATGGCATTCCCCGACCGGATCGAGCGCACCCTCGAGATCGCCCACCCGCCGGAGCGGGTCTGGGCCGCCCTGACCACCGCCGAGGGTCTCGGCACCTGGTTCGGCAACCGGGCCGAGGTCGACCTGCGCGTCGGCGGCCAGGCGAAACTGACCTGGGACAGCGGCGACAGCGCCACCCTCACCATCGAACGGGTCGAACCCCCGCGCGTGTTCGGCTACACCTGGCCGCTCTACGGCCTGCCCGACGGCGACCCGCGACGCAGCTACGTCGAGTTCACCCTGGAGCCCACCGACACCGGCACCATCCTGACCATGGTGGAGAGCGGATTCGCCCAGCTGCCCGACGCCGACCACCAGAAGGCCCACGGGGGCAACACCGAGGGCTGGACGAACGAGCTGGGCGAGCTGGTCGCGTACCTCGATGGACAAGCCTGA
- a CDS encoding glycosyltransferase 87 family protein, whose translation MARLGAGGPRRLVGWDGMALSLGVTVLAMGAGYLQKLPCDLAGWPNRNEELYQRFCYSDVPVLFRDRGLIDGVFPYDATSRPLEYPVVTGLVMDATGRLTRLLAAGADEAAMVRLYFGLNTVLLLAFALVITAAVRLLVIRAGGRPREALLFAAAPGLVVTGTINWDLVALAVAVLALLAWSSRQPVIAGIFIGVGTATKLFPGLILVPLVVLGWRYRRLPAVAAATVAAAVAWAAVNLPIAVLYPQGWLEFFRFNSDRGADIGSAWYALERVGLTVPHLNVLAPLGFLALLLAIVVFALRSAVPPTAARLTFLVIAAFLLTNKVYSPQYVLWMLLFAVVALCGVPARRALPAFAAWQAAEVSYWLMVWPHLLNGHHLIGATGVLYMSALAARMLTTAWLCVVVARAAWNEPDAPIAPLDLDTVTSSSLGRGGGPDDPAGTGHGGVSCLSGT comes from the coding sequence GTGGCTCGACTGGGTGCCGGTGGCCCGCGCCGGCTGGTGGGGTGGGACGGGATGGCCCTCTCGCTGGGGGTGACGGTGCTGGCGATGGGCGCCGGGTATCTGCAGAAGTTGCCCTGCGACCTCGCCGGCTGGCCGAACCGCAACGAGGAGCTCTACCAGCGGTTCTGCTACAGCGACGTACCCGTGCTCTTCCGGGACCGGGGTCTCATCGACGGCGTCTTTCCCTACGACGCCACCTCGCGCCCCCTGGAATACCCGGTGGTGACCGGCCTGGTGATGGACGCGACCGGCCGCCTGACCCGACTGCTGGCCGCTGGCGCCGACGAGGCCGCCATGGTCCGCCTCTACTTCGGCCTGAACACCGTCCTCCTGCTCGCCTTCGCACTGGTGATCACCGCCGCCGTCCGGCTGCTGGTGATCCGTGCGGGCGGCCGCCCGAGGGAGGCGCTGCTCTTCGCCGCCGCGCCCGGGCTGGTGGTCACCGGCACCATCAACTGGGACCTGGTCGCGCTCGCCGTCGCGGTGCTGGCCCTGCTGGCGTGGAGTTCCCGCCAACCGGTGATCGCCGGCATCTTCATCGGCGTCGGCACCGCGACCAAACTGTTCCCCGGCCTGATCCTCGTACCCCTGGTGGTGTTGGGGTGGCGGTACCGCCGGCTGCCGGCGGTCGCCGCCGCCACGGTGGCCGCGGCCGTCGCCTGGGCCGCGGTGAACCTGCCGATCGCGGTGCTCTACCCGCAGGGCTGGCTGGAGTTCTTCCGGTTCAACAGCGACCGCGGCGCCGACATCGGCTCGGCCTGGTACGCGCTCGAACGGGTCGGCCTCACCGTGCCGCACCTCAACGTGCTGGCGCCGCTGGGTTTCCTGGCGCTGCTGCTCGCGATCGTCGTCTTCGCGCTGCGGTCGGCGGTGCCGCCCACGGCGGCCAGGCTGACGTTCCTGGTGATCGCCGCGTTCCTGCTCACCAACAAGGTGTACTCGCCGCAGTACGTGCTCTGGATGCTGCTGTTCGCGGTGGTCGCGTTGTGCGGGGTGCCGGCGCGGCGGGCGCTGCCGGCGTTCGCGGCCTGGCAGGCGGCCGAGGTGAGCTACTGGCTGATGGTGTGGCCGCATCTGCTGAACGGACACCACCTCATCGGGGCGACCGGAGTGCTGTACATGTCGGCGCTGGCCGCGCGCATGCTCACCACCGCCTGGCTCTGCGTCGTGGTGGCCCGCGCCGCGTGGAACGAGCCCGACGCCCCGATCGCGCCCCTTGACCTTGACACGGTGACAAGCTCTTCACTGGGTCGAGGAGGTGGTCCCGATGACCCGGCCGGAACCGGACACGGCGGAGTTTCGTGCCTTTCAGGCACTTGA
- a CDS encoding HEAT repeat domain-containing protein, whose protein sequence is MLIGDVARRSGVSARMLRHYESLGLVRPTGRTVAGYREYSGEDIRRIFHIESLRSLGLSLRDIGRALDDPDFAPGQLVDDLIRRTRDRIATETELLTRLDRIGAAEPADWEEVLQTVALLHALGSESAGRRQRAALASAEGTPTPVAALVEAALNEADPNVAGALRWALVQSGDGALALLAEGLGAAAPDVRRRAVEAVAEVPDERATALLKDALASPDPAVRRYAALALGPRGVADAIPTLVEMVVDAVSDVDAADALGALAGDPVVADEIVARLVDRLADDTADPAVRGRLTQALAEIPGPAASAALTELSSDADRVVASTATYVLTLRTGR, encoded by the coding sequence GTGTTGATCGGTGACGTGGCCCGGCGCTCCGGGGTCAGCGCCCGCATGCTCCGGCACTACGAGTCGCTCGGCCTGGTGCGGCCAACGGGTCGCACCGTGGCCGGCTACCGGGAGTACTCCGGCGAGGACATCCGCCGGATCTTCCACATCGAGAGCCTGCGGTCGCTGGGGTTGTCGCTGCGCGACATCGGGCGTGCGCTCGACGATCCCGACTTCGCGCCGGGCCAGCTCGTCGACGACCTGATCCGCCGGACCCGGGACCGCATCGCCACCGAGACGGAGCTGCTCACCCGGCTGGATCGCATCGGCGCGGCGGAGCCGGCGGACTGGGAGGAGGTGCTGCAGACCGTCGCGCTCCTGCACGCGCTGGGGTCGGAGAGCGCCGGGAGGCGCCAGCGCGCGGCCCTGGCCTCGGCCGAGGGCACCCCGACGCCGGTGGCGGCGCTTGTCGAGGCGGCGCTGAACGAGGCCGACCCGAACGTCGCCGGGGCCCTGCGCTGGGCGCTGGTGCAGTCGGGCGACGGTGCGTTGGCGCTGCTGGCCGAGGGACTCGGGGCGGCTGCGCCCGACGTGCGCAGACGCGCGGTCGAGGCGGTCGCCGAGGTGCCCGACGAGCGCGCCACCGCGCTGCTGAAAGACGCTCTGGCCAGTCCCGATCCGGCGGTGCGCCGGTATGCGGCGCTGGCGCTCGGGCCGCGTGGCGTGGCGGACGCGATCCCGACCCTCGTCGAGATGGTGGTCGACGCCGTGAGTGACGTCGACGCGGCCGACGCGCTGGGCGCGCTGGCGGGCGATCCGGTGGTGGCGGACGAGATCGTCGCCAGGCTGGTCGACCGCCTCGCCGACGACACCGCCGACCCGGCCGTACGCGGACGGCTGACCCAGGCACTCGCGGAGATCCCGGGCCCTGCGGCGTCGGCGGCCCTCACCGAGCTGTCCAGCGACGCCGACCGGGTCGTCGCGTCGACCGCGACCTACGTGCTCACGCTGCGGACCGGGCGGTGA
- a CDS encoding HEAT repeat domain-containing protein, with protein MTRPEPDTAEFRAFQALESGNPTVRLRAALAVGTSPDPRFVDRLVQRCAVEPEFAVREMLTWALIRHPPEQTVPKLIDELRSPRAQARSQALHTLSKFGDRRAYPAITRALLADADDEVARAAWRAAVALVPEGAEVELAEILATQLGRGERETQLSLSRALIALGEAATPVVSAATTHRDHRVRQHAIATERSARDPDAGFEYAVEQAKRVVALDGPRKQG; from the coding sequence ATGACCCGGCCGGAACCGGACACGGCGGAGTTTCGTGCCTTTCAGGCACTTGAGAGCGGTAACCCGACGGTGCGGCTGCGGGCGGCGCTGGCGGTCGGCACGAGCCCGGACCCGAGGTTCGTCGACCGGCTGGTGCAGCGGTGCGCGGTCGAGCCCGAGTTCGCCGTGCGCGAGATGCTCACCTGGGCGCTCATCCGGCACCCACCGGAGCAGACGGTCCCGAAGCTGATCGACGAACTCCGCTCGCCGCGTGCCCAGGCGCGCAGCCAGGCCCTGCACACCCTGTCCAAGTTCGGGGACCGGCGGGCGTATCCGGCGATCACCCGGGCGCTGCTGGCCGACGCCGACGACGAGGTGGCCCGCGCTGCCTGGCGGGCGGCGGTCGCCCTGGTGCCCGAGGGGGCGGAGGTCGAGCTGGCGGAGATACTGGCGACCCAGCTCGGGCGCGGTGAGCGGGAGACGCAGTTGAGCCTGAGCCGGGCGCTGATCGCACTCGGCGAGGCGGCCACCCCGGTCGTGTCCGCCGCCACGACACACCGGGACCATCGGGTACGCCAGCACGCCATCGCCACCGAGCGGTCGGCGCGCGACCCGGACGCCGGATTCGAGTACGCGGTCGAGCAGGCGAAGCGGGTCGTCGCCCTCGACGGACCCAGAAAGCAGGGATGA
- a CDS encoding TIGR03086 family metal-binding protein, with the protein MTNLAGDPVDLLARALEQVGAVLASVREDQQELPTPCRSWTVAGLGDHLVHDLSQFFKTATGDRPDWSEPVPAVSGDRAAAFRAGASELIAAWRKAGDLTGTITMPGMGELPARFPVDQQTAEFAVHAWDMARATGKSTDLDPAVGQASLDWIRGALQPAFRGAEADGRAFGPEVPVPADAPLYDRLAGLAGRDPSRT; encoded by the coding sequence ATGACGAACCTGGCCGGCGATCCGGTCGACCTGCTGGCGCGCGCGTTGGAGCAGGTCGGTGCGGTGCTCGCGAGTGTCCGCGAGGATCAGCAGGAGCTGCCCACCCCGTGCCGGAGCTGGACCGTGGCCGGCCTTGGCGACCACCTTGTGCACGACCTGAGTCAGTTCTTCAAGACCGCCACCGGCGACCGGCCGGACTGGTCCGAGCCGGTCCCCGCCGTTTCGGGCGACCGGGCCGCCGCGTTCCGCGCGGGCGCCAGCGAGCTGATTGCCGCCTGGCGCAAGGCCGGTGACCTGACCGGCACGATCACCATGCCCGGCATGGGTGAGCTGCCGGCCAGATTCCCCGTCGACCAGCAGACCGCCGAGTTCGCCGTGCACGCCTGGGACATGGCCCGGGCCACCGGTAAGTCGACGGACCTCGACCCGGCCGTCGGGCAGGCGTCGCTGGACTGGATCCGGGGCGCGTTGCAGCCGGCCTTCCGCGGCGCCGAGGCCGACGGCAGGGCGTTCGGCCCCGAGGTGCCGGTCCCCGCCGACGCCCCGCTCTACGACCGGCTCGCCGGTCTCGCCGGCCGCGACCCGAGCCGCACCTGA
- a CDS encoding SRPBCC domain-containing protein: protein MSADIRTDAFLPHPPEKVWRALTDPVLLARWLMPNDFQPRVGHRFTFRTEPAPGFDGVVHCQVLAVEPPELLRISWAGGPGVDTTVTWRLAAEGRGTRLFLIHEGFDESDPGQQAVRRLLDGGWRTHLARRLERTLGSLR from the coding sequence GTGAGCGCCGACATCCGCACCGACGCGTTCCTGCCGCACCCGCCGGAGAAGGTGTGGCGGGCCCTGACCGACCCCGTCCTGCTCGCCCGGTGGCTCATGCCGAACGACTTCCAGCCCCGCGTCGGGCATCGATTCACCTTCCGTACCGAGCCCGCTCCGGGCTTCGACGGCGTGGTTCACTGCCAGGTCCTCGCGGTGGAACCGCCTGAGCTGCTGCGCATCAGCTGGGCCGGCGGCCCCGGCGTCGACACCACCGTCACCTGGCGACTCGCGGCCGAAGGCCGCGGCACCCGGCTGTTCCTCATCCATGAGGGCTTCGACGAAAGCGACCCGGGCCAGCAGGCCGTACGCCGGCTGTTGGACGGCGGGTGGCGCACCCACCTCGCCCGCCGCCTCGAACGCACCCTCGGGAGCCTGCGGTAG
- a CDS encoding helix-turn-helix domain-containing protein, which produces MDKPDLEAVAQEVFAALADPSRRAILAALAAGGPATATDLAARLPITRQAIAKHLALLADAGLVVAEPGERRRVRYRLDSAPMKVAQQFLAALARDWDGPLAALRDRLR; this is translated from the coding sequence ATGGACAAGCCTGACCTGGAGGCGGTGGCGCAGGAGGTCTTCGCGGCCCTGGCCGACCCGAGCCGGCGAGCGATCCTCGCCGCGCTCGCGGCCGGCGGTCCGGCCACCGCGACCGACCTGGCCGCCCGCCTGCCGATCACCCGGCAGGCCATCGCCAAACACCTCGCGCTGCTCGCCGACGCGGGGCTGGTGGTGGCCGAGCCGGGCGAACGGCGCCGGGTCCGCTACCGGTTGGACTCCGCCCCGATGAAGGTGGCCCAGCAGTTCCTCGCCGCCCTCGCCCGCGACTGGGACGGACCGCTCGCCGCCCTACGGGACCGGCTGCGGTGA
- a CDS encoding MMPL family transporter: MATLLYRLGRFSFRRRRLTLILWVLLLALIGLGSARLSGPTNDALSIPGTESWRAMDVLAEEFGTGTDTATARVVFTVSGDAVLTGADQRAAVTATVAELRAAPQVTSVADPYQAQTIAPDGRTGYATVTYPVGPAEVDLASREALLAAAEPARAAGVGVEYAGEVTETAEASSAAEAVGIVVAGIVLLITFGSLVAAGLPLLTAFIGVGVGLLGIGIATGFVDLASNTSGLATMLGLAVGIDYALFILSRYRHELTTGQDGEQAAGRAVGTAGSAVVFAGLTVIIALVALTVVGLPFLTAMGLAAAGTVAVAVMISLSLLPALLGFAGRRVLPRSLRKGTGRPEPTRTPYGERWARGVVRHRVPVLILSVLAVGVVAIPALDLRLALPDAGTASPDTTQRKAYDQLAAAFGAGVNGPLLIVVEAGPGGAEAAVERARRLIAGLDDVVAATPATVNAAGDVATFTVVPAAGPTGEQTKTLVRQIRDQQADLTAATDGATLAVTGRTAIDIDISQKISDALLPYLAVVVGLALLLLILVFRSILVPIKAIGGFLLSVAASFGALVLVFQQGQLADLVGPQVPGPVVSFIPIFLIGILFGLAMDYEVFLVTRVREEFARGAAPNDAIVVGFTHGARVVTAAALIMISVFAGFILSPDRIITSLGFTLAIGVAVDALLVRMTIVPAALSLLGRSAWWLPTWLDRILPSLDVEGDRLTDSGANTIRHAESAHPAEVRMPLG, encoded by the coding sequence GTGGCGACCCTGTTGTACCGGCTGGGCCGGTTCTCGTTCCGGCGCCGCCGGCTGACCCTCATCCTGTGGGTGCTGCTGCTGGCCCTGATCGGCCTCGGCTCGGCCCGGCTCTCCGGACCGACGAACGACGCCCTCTCCATCCCCGGCACCGAGTCGTGGCGGGCCATGGACGTGCTGGCCGAGGAGTTCGGCACGGGCACCGACACCGCCACCGCGCGGGTGGTCTTCACGGTCTCCGGCGACGCCGTCCTCACCGGCGCGGACCAGCGGGCCGCGGTGACCGCGACGGTCGCCGAGCTGAGGGCGGCACCCCAGGTGACGTCGGTCGCCGACCCCTACCAGGCGCAGACCATCGCCCCGGACGGGCGGACCGGCTACGCCACCGTCACCTACCCGGTCGGTCCGGCCGAGGTGGACCTCGCCTCCCGGGAGGCGCTGCTGGCCGCCGCCGAGCCCGCCCGAGCGGCCGGCGTCGGCGTCGAGTACGCCGGGGAGGTCACCGAGACGGCCGAGGCCAGCAGCGCCGCCGAGGCGGTCGGCATCGTGGTGGCCGGAATCGTCCTGCTGATCACCTTCGGCTCGCTGGTGGCCGCCGGGCTGCCGCTGCTGACCGCGTTCATCGGCGTCGGCGTCGGCCTGCTCGGCATCGGGATCGCCACCGGGTTCGTCGATCTGGCCTCGAACACCTCGGGGCTGGCCACCATGCTGGGACTGGCCGTCGGCATCGACTACGCGCTGTTCATCCTGTCCCGCTACCGGCACGAACTGACCACCGGCCAGGACGGCGAGCAGGCCGCCGGCCGGGCCGTGGGCACCGCCGGTTCCGCGGTCGTCTTCGCCGGCCTGACGGTCATCATCGCCCTGGTCGCGCTCACCGTGGTCGGGCTCCCGTTCCTCACCGCCATGGGTCTGGCCGCGGCCGGCACCGTCGCCGTGGCCGTCATGATCAGCCTGTCCCTGCTGCCCGCCCTGCTCGGTTTCGCCGGCCGCCGGGTGCTGCCCCGGTCACTGCGGAAGGGCACCGGCCGCCCGGAGCCGACCAGGACGCCGTACGGCGAACGCTGGGCCCGTGGCGTGGTCCGGCACCGCGTACCGGTGTTGATCCTGTCGGTGCTCGCGGTCGGCGTCGTCGCCATCCCGGCGCTCGACCTGCGGTTGGCCCTGCCCGACGCCGGCACCGCGTCGCCCGACACCACACAGCGCAAGGCGTACGACCAGCTCGCGGCGGCGTTCGGGGCCGGTGTCAACGGGCCACTGCTCATCGTGGTCGAGGCCGGCCCGGGAGGCGCCGAGGCCGCGGTTGAGCGGGCGCGGCGACTCATCGCCGGTCTGGACGATGTCGTGGCGGCCACCCCCGCGACGGTCAACGCGGCCGGCGATGTCGCGACCTTCACGGTCGTCCCGGCGGCCGGACCCACCGGCGAGCAGACGAAAACGCTGGTGCGGCAGATCCGTGACCAGCAGGCCGACCTCACCGCGGCCACCGACGGTGCCACCCTGGCCGTCACCGGTCGGACCGCGATCGACATCGACATCTCGCAGAAGATCAGCGACGCGTTGCTGCCGTACCTGGCCGTCGTGGTCGGTCTCGCGCTGCTCCTGCTGATCCTGGTCTTCCGCAGCATCCTGGTACCGATCAAGGCGATCGGAGGGTTCCTGCTGTCGGTGGCCGCCTCGTTCGGGGCGCTGGTCCTCGTCTTCCAGCAGGGCCAGCTGGCGGATCTGGTCGGCCCGCAGGTGCCCGGACCGGTCGTCAGCTTCATCCCGATCTTCCTCATCGGCATCCTGTTCGGCCTGGCCATGGATTACGAGGTCTTCCTCGTCACCCGGGTCCGGGAGGAGTTCGCCCGCGGCGCCGCTCCGAACGACGCCATCGTCGTCGGCTTCACCCACGGCGCCCGGGTCGTCACCGCCGCGGCCCTGATCATGATCAGCGTCTTCGCGGGCTTCATTCTCTCCCCGGACCGCATCATCACCTCGCTCGGCTTCACGCTCGCGATCGGCGTCGCCGTCGACGCCCTGCTGGTCCGCATGACGATCGTCCCGGCGGCCCTGTCGCTGCTCGGCCGGTCCGCCTGGTGGCTGCCGACCTGGCTGGACCGGATCCTGCCGAGCCTCGATGTCGAGGGCGATCGACTCACGGATAGCGGCGCGAACACGATCCGCCACGCGGAGTCTGCCCACCCGGCGGAGGTGCGAATGCCACTGGGATGA